One Vicia villosa cultivar HV-30 ecotype Madison, WI linkage group LG5, Vvil1.0, whole genome shotgun sequence genomic window, TTTAGAAGATACATCATGAATCtcataatcacaaatataaatGTGGTTACTTCAATTATATTTGTTTTTGAATTAATGGTATATCAACAATCACAACATAAATCACAAAAGTAATTAACAATAATTTATATCCAATATAAAAAAATAGGAAGGGAGAGAACTTACAAAAAGATCACTGCAATTTTCAAGAATTTCATAAGTTTTCAGACTCATTTGAGCGGCTGGATCatatgaagaagaaaaattcCTCAAATTTTGAGAATAAATTTTAACACCTCTTCCTGGGCAAATAAGAGAGTCAAACACAACAACTTGAAGGTCATCAGCATAAACATCTATCTCTTTAATCCCCAACCTCTTAAGCTCCAAAACCCTAAGATGGTGGCTTTTAATTTTGAGAAAATCAAATCCGATTGAATCAACGAGACTAAACTTCTCTAAACCcaaacaatttttcaaaattcCATTAATTGTTTCATTCTTCATTTCCATCTTCTTCAATTTCAAGATCTTCAAATTTTCAGAACTTTCAAATGTTGATAAAGCTGGACTATCTAGAACATAGTTCGTTAATTCCAATGAACCCAATATCGAAAAGATCTTAGACTGAAAATTAGGTTTCATACATTTTGTATTGCTGCGATAAATTGAACTCCAGCATTCTAGACTCAAATATGTTAATCTTTTGTTTTTCTCCATCACATACTCAATCCATCCTTCCACGTCTCCAAGGGCAAGATTTTTAGGGAAATGTTTAAATTGACAATTAATCAAATCTCCAAGATGATTATGTAATATGGAATTAACAAGCTTACCATATTTTCGAACATCTTCTTCTGTGGCTTGAATAAATGATTTTGTCATGCGTGTGCCATCAAAATTGAGGTGTGAAGTATGCTTCCATAAAGGTATCCATCTCTTTGAAAGGATGCTGCTTCTCACAGCTTCATCGATGGGAAGATAAGAGATGATAGAAGATAAAACTCCATCAGGTAGTGTACTAATGAGATCTGGTTTTCCACGATTTCTGTTTAATTTTTCATTCTCACCCACCTTCTTCCTTTTAATTGGTCTCATCATTTTTTTCAGAATCGAAATTCTCAATAGATATCACTCTTAGTTAAAAACTTATGTGAGGAAGGTTGTATACTAATATttcattatataaatatatttagatttaaatatacttatttattgtaaatatatcattttttagttttagtcattattaattgattttagattatagatttaaatgcacttttgatctccctatttaatttttatttttatttttattatttgtcccTTTAAAATGTTGAATAAGGGTATTAAAAAGCTCATTTTTTAAAgggacaaataataaaaataaaaataaaatagggagatcaaaagtgcatttaaatCTATAATCTAAAATCAATGGTGGATATTAAGTGTCAATAAATGGTGGATATTAAGtgtcaatatttttttctctttcctcaatatttattttaataatggaggagagagagaaaaaatgcacacttaatctccaccatttattttaaaatctaatggttcagattcattctcacattctcatataaattactcattctcatatatatatatatatatatatatatatatatatatatatatatatatatatatatatatatatatatatatatatatatatatatatatatatatatatatatatatatatatatatatatatata contains:
- the LOC131605495 gene encoding F-box/LRR-repeat protein 13-like, giving the protein MMRPIKRKKVGENEKLNRNRGKPDLISTLPDGVLSSIISYLPIDEAVRSSILSKRWIPLWKHTSHLNFDGTRMTKSFIQATEEDVRKYGKLVNSILHNHLGDLINSLSTFESSENLKILKLKKMEMKNETINGILKNCLGLEKFSLVDSIGFDFLKIKSHHLRVLELKRLGIKEIDVYADDLQVVVFDSLICPGRGVKIYSQNLRNFSSSYDPAAQMSLKTYEILENCSDLFKTQTTNIFLFLKTLSIELDLNNMREVLPFSYILRSCICLNTLEITIPTVEAFEHCELPFPKSIFWERQEMYNCINHKLKFVTIRGVTGKEQEVNFLKHLITRAYIVEKINVIWMGMVVKLLMGMYLVDTSIELFVARDPVDMACELGIAVDAFVELATTVPDPCGGFCPLPSSVVLTIFLVYFLLGIA